A DNA window from Calliphora vicina chromosome 1, idCalVici1.1, whole genome shotgun sequence contains the following coding sequences:
- the LOC135953482 gene encoding uncharacterized protein LOC135953482, which translates to MKTWLYLAFVLNLLSNIQGDTKVIREVNILFDDTFRQETFSLKNEEELIIAGTLMQKIYPKDNIEFVYRFETIYVADKNGYRVKFKLIREPNVQVVLQLNPSTLKSAAG; encoded by the exons atgaaaacctgg CTATATCTAGCATTTGTATTAAACCTATTGAGCAACATACAAGGTGACACTAAAGTTATACGTGAGGTCAA CATTTTGTTTGATGATACCTTTCGCCAAGAAACTTTCTCTTTGAAAAACGAAGAAGAATTGATTATAGCGGGTACACTTATGCAGAAAATATATCCCAAAGATAATATAGAGTTTGTATATCGCTTTGAAACAATTTATGTGGCCGATAAAAATGGTTATCgggtgaaatttaaattaatacgtGAACCCAACGTACAAGTTGTTTTACAATTGAATCCTTCAACATTGAAATCAGCAGCGGGTTaa